One Campylobacter concisus DNA window includes the following coding sequences:
- a CDS encoding alpha-2-macroglobulin family protein has protein sequence MQQKALLLALLGAVNLYALSLNGNVEVKSPLSVEFGLEDDVSKNLIGTLSEKKLISCEPALSGTVKFNAQSLTLFTKDMHAGVEYSCKLENGSSASFETREFALEKIEKLSDSKFILKFNDEVSDELVKKIAVKGASFNALQLSQNSFELDLDKNISEPTFDLGENFESKFGAKLAGDGVVKFSEQASDESVNINAEANSFEIAKIYPTSLDNGILAFRIYLKEWLSDDNNLKKFIKIKGVKSFSISDVAYKNDDENSAPNSELEGYDYYIDITSDEFKPQNSYEITIKPGFGDDRNVVREAKTYEVVASNFTPFANFTNEEPYISSVGEIGIRSANLPELNVSVEKLSDQNFRYFLNFNDNSEDLSNFSSKVASKSYKLEGALNEISLNKIKLDFAGAGDGVYKISLNYGKDKSVSKVVYLSDIAINAKLGKDEIFVFANRLGENTMLPNANVKIYGKRNEEIAVGATNDVGVFKFNKKDIYKEISSIVVSLGKEQNFLIIKDGEALNEAKLISQNPSESIDAYTHFASNIIRPNESLKGAIYLRDRDFNPLKNMPVKIKFIDPQGKSSAQITQNTNDVGMINFEKEILSDLSGRFNMQIIYASKVIASVPFYVESFVPNKIKNDIAIDADKFFSNELVKVNLTSSYLFGGAASDLAGSMQVSFFDDEYKNSEFKEYKFKNDTLKAAAYPSIENDLTLSKDGKSSQMIDLSFNTKNAPSIIKGVINFNVNDDGKNVSDAKSFTLYPYKDMVGIAASTAFADPNEDVKIRTVVVDMPSQKAVKSNLKFDVKRVTWQYQRDANGYIKWIQTLEDVDSFYKNSGEFSYKFTQSGSYVITATNLVSGASTSLDIDVSGYNYSTLAPTKELSKSQIKLNKSVYKKGDELSADISSAIKEGIALVTLEDAGVKAYKVVKIKNNSANVKFKLDFDFNGLYVSANIYRMTDAGLTPFRTYGKVYANGDKSSRKIELSLEAPKSAKSDENIKISLKTKPKAYVDLFITDVGILDITSQKPADPLKFFDKILPDGVFDYDIYNMLTNYKVEGKTLSFGGDAAAMAVAAKMAKHASPVDSKNVKTYANLVSLQADDKGEISYEFKTPNGFNGAIRVDAVANDATAMNAVSSEIKVKDDVIIKPSALIYLLKGDELSANLRLINTTNADKNLTINVASSKNLNIKTQENANLKPFENKAFVLKISALETGAGEYNVTISDKNGSKTLQNLLDVVSPYTISTYAKSSVFDKESKISLPKGYHDVSVDASSSVSSVLLAASKNLVQYPYGCAEQRSSRLLALLNLKPKDELEKSDQKRFIASGIDELVKMQKPDGSFGYWSDLGETNAFASIFATDVLLDLSEAGYEVSKGVKQNALNSLLKYANNDFEALYALYVSSRANMADRSILNKIYDDKAYNKTALSKYLMAAALKLNGLNDEAKVALKDIKNAKTSEENPSDFSSKVRDNAFILYLHAKYFEKNDYSDDLANFLIVNLNELSSTQERAFVLRALNAYFGKDSGEKNNKFKLSYNGENKEFDGLLSTSFTTKNGEFSITPLGSNKLYATILSYAYLPLEIKHKIEPKELDIYRVFVDEKGKELGLDSLKVNDVIYSKVVINSKTMVKNGVINEIVSSCFEPINENLSNFSKSLKNSLQVEYKSIKDDRVLSFYTLSNDEKDAVLYTPYRVRLGGKCSLGAVTTENMYNERQNDYDLAVRSFNVK, from the coding sequence ATGCAGCAAAAAGCGCTACTTCTAGCACTTTTAGGAGCGGTAAATTTATATGCTTTAAGTCTAAATGGCAATGTCGAGGTAAAGTCACCTTTAAGCGTAGAATTTGGACTAGAAGATGATGTTAGCAAAAATCTCATAGGCACGCTAAGCGAGAAAAAGCTCATCTCATGTGAGCCAGCGCTAAGTGGCACGGTGAAATTTAACGCTCAAAGTCTTACGCTTTTTACAAAAGATATGCACGCAGGTGTAGAGTATAGCTGTAAGCTAGAAAATGGCAGCAGCGCTAGCTTTGAGACGAGAGAATTTGCGCTTGAGAAGATAGAAAAGCTCTCTGATAGCAAATTTATCCTTAAATTTAATGACGAAGTTAGTGATGAGCTTGTAAAAAAAATAGCCGTAAAAGGTGCAAGCTTTAATGCCTTGCAGCTCTCTCAAAACAGCTTTGAGCTTGATCTTGATAAAAATATAAGCGAGCCTACTTTTGATCTTGGAGAAAATTTTGAGAGTAAATTTGGCGCTAAGCTTGCAGGCGATGGCGTGGTGAAATTTAGTGAGCAAGCAAGCGATGAGAGCGTAAATATAAATGCTGAGGCAAATAGCTTTGAGATAGCTAAAATCTATCCAACTAGCCTTGATAACGGCATTTTGGCCTTTAGAATTTATCTAAAAGAGTGGCTAAGCGATGATAATAATCTAAAGAAATTTATAAAGATAAAAGGCGTAAAAAGCTTTAGCATAAGCGACGTAGCATATAAAAATGATGATGAAAATAGCGCGCCAAATTCTGAGCTTGAGGGGTATGATTATTACATCGATATCACAAGCGATGAGTTTAAACCGCAAAATAGCTATGAGATCACGATAAAACCGGGCTTTGGAGATGACAGAAATGTCGTAAGAGAGGCTAAAACCTACGAGGTGGTCGCTAGCAACTTCACTCCATTTGCAAATTTTACAAACGAAGAGCCATACATCTCAAGCGTGGGCGAGATCGGCATTAGAAGTGCAAATTTACCTGAGCTAAATGTAAGTGTTGAAAAGCTAAGCGATCAAAATTTTAGATACTTTTTAAATTTCAACGACAATAGCGAAGATCTAAGCAATTTTAGCTCAAAAGTAGCAAGCAAAAGCTACAAGCTAGAGGGTGCATTAAACGAAATTTCGCTAAACAAGATCAAGCTTGACTTTGCAGGAGCAGGAGACGGCGTTTATAAGATAAGCTTAAACTACGGCAAAGATAAGAGCGTCTCAAAGGTCGTCTATCTAAGCGACATCGCCATAAATGCAAAGCTTGGCAAGGATGAAATTTTCGTCTTTGCAAACCGCCTTGGCGAAAACACAATGCTACCAAACGCAAATGTAAAAATTTATGGCAAAAGAAACGAAGAGATCGCAGTTGGCGCGACAAATGACGTTGGCGTCTTTAAATTTAACAAAAAAGATATCTACAAAGAGATCTCATCGATCGTCGTCTCACTTGGCAAGGAGCAAAATTTCCTCATCATAAAAGATGGCGAAGCGCTAAATGAGGCAAAGCTCATCAGCCAAAATCCAAGCGAGAGCATCGATGCTTACACGCATTTTGCCTCAAATATCATAAGACCAAATGAGAGCTTAAAAGGAGCTATCTATCTAAGAGATAGGGACTTTAACCCGCTTAAAAATATGCCAGTTAAGATCAAATTTATCGATCCGCAAGGCAAAAGTAGCGCCCAGATCACGCAAAATACAAATGATGTTGGCATGATAAATTTCGAAAAAGAAATTTTAAGCGATCTAAGCGGTAGATTTAACATGCAGATAATCTACGCTAGCAAGGTGATAGCAAGCGTGCCATTTTATGTCGAGAGCTTCGTGCCAAACAAGATAAAAAATGACATAGCCATAGATGCGGATAAATTCTTTTCAAATGAGCTAGTAAAGGTAAATTTGACAAGCAGCTATCTCTTTGGCGGAGCAGCTAGCGACCTAGCTGGCAGTATGCAGGTTAGCTTCTTTGATGATGAGTATAAAAATAGCGAATTTAAAGAGTATAAATTTAAAAATGACACCCTAAAAGCGGCTGCTTATCCAAGCATAGAAAATGATCTAACTCTTTCAAAAGATGGCAAATCAAGCCAAATGATAGATCTTAGCTTTAACACTAAAAACGCGCCTTCAATAATAAAAGGCGTCATAAATTTCAACGTAAATGACGATGGCAAAAACGTAAGTGACGCAAAAAGCTTTACGCTCTATCCTTACAAAGATATGGTTGGCATCGCTGCTAGCACGGCATTTGCTGATCCAAACGAAGATGTAAAGATAAGAACAGTCGTTGTTGATATGCCAAGCCAAAAGGCAGTGAAGTCAAATTTGAAATTTGATGTAAAACGTGTCACATGGCAGTATCAAAGGGACGCAAATGGCTATATAAAATGGATCCAAACGCTTGAAGATGTGGATAGTTTTTATAAAAATAGTGGCGAGTTTAGCTATAAATTTACGCAAAGTGGCTCATACGTCATCACTGCTACAAATTTAGTAAGTGGCGCGAGCACGAGCCTAGACATCGACGTAAGCGGCTATAACTACTCAACTCTAGCGCCTACAAAAGAGCTTAGCAAGTCTCAGATAAAGCTAAACAAAAGCGTCTATAAAAAAGGCGACGAGCTAAGCGCAGACATAAGCTCAGCGATAAAAGAAGGCATCGCACTTGTCACGCTTGAAGATGCAGGTGTCAAAGCTTATAAAGTCGTCAAGATCAAAAACAACTCAGCAAACGTTAAATTTAAACTTGACTTTGACTTTAACGGCCTTTATGTGAGCGCAAATATCTACCGCATGACTGACGCTGGGCTAACTCCGTTTAGAACCTACGGCAAGGTCTATGCAAACGGCGATAAATCTTCAAGAAAGATAGAGCTTAGCCTAGAAGCGCCAAAAAGCGCAAAGAGCGATGAAAATATCAAAATTTCACTAAAAACCAAGCCAAAAGCTTATGTAGATTTATTTATCACAGATGTTGGCATTCTTGATATCACATCGCAAAAACCAGCCGATCCGCTTAAGTTTTTTGACAAAATTTTACCTGATGGCGTCTTTGACTACGACATCTATAATATGCTCACAAACTACAAGGTCGAGGGCAAAACGTTAAGCTTTGGCGGTGATGCCGCGGCGATGGCAGTGGCTGCAAAAATGGCAAAACATGCAAGCCCAGTTGATAGCAAAAATGTAAAAACTTATGCAAATTTAGTGAGCCTTCAAGCGGACGACAAAGGCGAAATTTCATACGAGTTTAAAACGCCAAATGGCTTTAATGGCGCCATTAGAGTAGATGCTGTGGCAAATGACGCAACTGCAATGAACGCCGTAAGTAGCGAGATAAAAGTAAAAGATGATGTGATCATTAAGCCAAGCGCTTTGATTTATCTTTTAAAAGGCGATGAATTAAGCGCAAACTTAAGGCTTATAAATACGACAAATGCCGACAAAAACCTTACTATAAATGTAGCATCAAGCAAAAATTTAAACATCAAAACGCAAGAAAATGCCAACCTAAAGCCGTTTGAAAACAAGGCGTTTGTGCTTAAAATTTCAGCCCTTGAAACAGGTGCTGGCGAATACAATGTCACAATAAGCGATAAAAATGGCTCAAAAACGCTTCAAAATTTACTAGACGTCGTTAGCCCTTATACGATCAGTACCTACGCAAAGAGCAGCGTCTTTGACAAAGAGAGTAAAATTTCACTACCAAAAGGCTATCACGATGTGAGCGTTGATGCCTCAAGCTCGGTCTCAAGCGTGCTTTTAGCAGCTTCAAAGAATTTAGTCCAGTATCCTTACGGATGCGCTGAGCAAAGGAGCTCAAGACTGCTTGCGCTTTTAAATTTAAAACCAAAAGATGAGCTTGAAAAAAGCGATCAAAAGAGATTTATCGCAAGCGGCATAGATGAGCTAGTCAAGATGCAAAAACCAGACGGCAGCTTTGGCTACTGGAGCGATCTAGGTGAGACAAATGCATTTGCAAGTATCTTTGCAACTGATGTTTTACTTGACCTTAGTGAGGCTGGATACGAGGTAAGTAAAGGCGTCAAACAAAATGCGCTAAACTCTCTTTTAAAATACGCAAACAACGACTTTGAGGCACTTTACGCACTTTATGTAAGCTCACGTGCAAATATGGCCGATAGATCAATCTTAAATAAAATTTATGACGACAAAGCCTACAATAAAACAGCACTAAGTAAATACCTAATGGCAGCAGCCCTAAAGCTAAACGGCCTAAATGACGAGGCAAAAGTCGCGCTAAAAGATATCAAAAATGCTAAAACAAGCGAAGAAAATCCATCTGATTTTAGCTCAAAAGTAAGAGACAACGCATTTATCTTATATCTGCACGCAAAATACTTTGAGAAAAACGACTACTCAGACGACCTTGCAAATTTTTTGATAGTAAATTTAAATGAGCTAAGCTCAACGCAGGAGCGTGCATTTGTGCTTAGAGCGCTAAATGCCTACTTTGGCAAAGATAGTGGCGAGAAAAATAACAAATTTAAGCTTAGCTACAACGGCGAAAATAAAGAATTTGATGGCCTTTTAAGCACCTCATTTACTACAAAAAATGGCGAATTTAGCATCACTCCACTAGGCTCAAATAAGCTTTATGCGACTATCTTAAGCTACGCTTACTTGCCACTTGAGATCAAACATAAAATCGAGCCAAAAGAGCTTGACATCTACCGCGTTTTTGTCGATGAAAAAGGCAAAGAGCTAGGTCTTGACAGCCTAAAAGTAAATGACGTCATCTACTCAAAAGTGGTGATAAACTCAAAAACAATGGTTAAAAATGGCGTTATTAATGAGATCGTAAGCAGTTGCTTTGAGCCGATAAATGAAAATTTAAGCAACTTTAGCAAGAGCTTAAAAAACAGCTTGCAAGTTGAGTATAAAAGCATAAAAGATGACCGCGTGCTAAGCTTTTACACGCTAAGTAACGACGAAAAAGACGCCGTGCTTTACACACCTTACCGCGTAAGACTTGGCGGTAAATGTTCGCTTGGTGCAGTCACAACTGAAAATATGTATAACGAAAGACAAAACGACTACGACTTAGCCGTGAGAAGCTTTAACGTAAAATAG